The Dokdonia donghaensis DSW-1 DNA window ATCTATATCTGCACTTTCTATACTCTGCCACCAGCCGTAAGCATTATCAAGACTTGAGTTGTGTCTTACAAGCTTTCCATTTTCTAGTTTATATGCTTTTACGGTATCCCACTCTGCAGTGAGTACTAGTTCTTTTATTGTGTCACCATCTATATCTGTCCATACAGCATCTGTAACCATACCAGCATCATTAAGGATAGCTCCTTGTTGAGGTGTTACATTTGTAAAGCTACCTTTACCATTGTTTTGTAATAACAAATGCTTAGGGCTAATACCGTAGGTGCTTGTCGTATTTCTAGAACCTATAAATAAATCTACATCACCATCTTGGTCATAATCATAAGGAGCGATGACAGAGGCACCTTGATTTACAGCTGGTAGTAATTGAGCCGGATTAAATGAGCCGTTACCTTTATTTACGTATAAACGTGGTCTGTAAAATGGAGCGCCATCTATCTGGTTTCCTCCAGTAGCTACGATGAGGTCTAAGGCGCCATCACCAGTTACATCTACAAAAGAGGCCGCAGTATCTTCAAAAATTGCAGATTTATCAAAATTTATAGAAGAATGTACAAGCTTCCCATTACCCTTATGTAAGTAGAGGGTAGGAGCTTGGTCTTTTGCTCCACCTATAAAGATATCTTCATTACCATCTCCATCTACATCACCTACTGCGAGGGCAGGACCTTCTTGTGAGAGTTTCTTTGCAATAAGCCCCTCGTAGTCAAAATCATTGTACTCATTTTCTTGATGTGAAGTAAGGAGTGTGTTATCTAATTCTCTAAGTATGGTGTTAGACTCTTTGATGGGGTATTTATATATTTCAGAGGCCTCACTAATTTTAGCTGTAAGTGTTTGGTTTGCATTAATGTTTTTGAGTAGCTGTGTCTTGTCATTAGGCCATATAATACGCAATGAGTCTATAGTTTTTGAAGCTCCTAGACCTATGGTCATACCATACTCCATAGAAGATTGAAAACCTCTAGATGGAACAAGTTCTTGTAAAATAGATTGATTGTCGTGATATAAACGTACAGTAGTACCTACGGCAAATCTATTTTTATCACTACCCTCAAAGTTTAGTTTTATATAATTATGAGACTCATCTATTACAGAGTTGTTTCTGTAAACAAATGCATCCATATTTACATTATTAACCACAATGTCTAGATCACCATCATTATCTAGGTCACCATAAGCAGCGCCATTAGACATACTCTCTAGACCTAGGCCCCAGTCTTGTGCCTTGTTTGTAAATGTTAAGTCCTTCTGGTTTTGATAAGCATAATTAGGTAGTGGTTTTACAGGCATTTTATTAATGATAGAATCTACTGGGTGCGTTTTACCATTGACCTTACTACGTATAAGTTCATTTGCAAAGAAGTCTACAAAGTCTAAATCTGTGAGGTCGTGGTTAATACCGTTTGTAATGTAAATGTCTCTGTAACCGTCATTGTCCATATCAAAAACAAGACCCGACCAACTCCAGTCTGTGGCCTCAACACCACTAAAGTATGCTGTTTCAGAAAATGAACCATTGCCGTTATTTATTTGCAGCGTATTCTGAATAAACTGCTGGTAAAAGTCGTCACGCTGTTTACGTTTATACACATTATAACCGTCAAATTCCATTACAGACTTCACGCGCTCCTCTCCATCGGGAAGCATATCTGTGATAAAAATATCTTGCAGCCCATCGTTATTTATGTCTGAGATATCAATACCCATCGCAGAGAGTGACAAGTGAGAGGTCCACTCTTTAATCTCTTCTGTAAAAGTGCCGTCTTGGTTATTTATATATAAATAATCACGCTCAAAGAAGTCGTTTGATATATAAATATCTGGCCAGAGATCTTTATTTATATCTGTAACTACAACGCCTAGCCCAAACCCTATAAGAGAGCCATATATGCCAGACTCTTCACTTACATCTGTAAATACTCCACCGTCGTTGCGCATAAGTAAATCACCTACACCTCTAGTATCGCTATCTACATTTGCCCAGTCTTGTGCACGTTTATCCCGTTGTCCTTTGTTACCTAGACTACTCACAGGGACGTTACTATTGTTAAGGATATATGCATCTAGATCACCATCTTTATCATAATCAAAGAAGGTCGCGTGTGTTGTAAAGCCAGAGGTGGCGAGATTATACTCTTTTGCGCGCTCAGTAAAAGTGAGGTCACCATTGTTAATGTACAGGTCATTATCGTGACTGTTTTCCTTAAGGTTGCCGGCATTACTTACATAAATATCTAGAAGTCCATCTGCATTAACATCTGCCATTGTCACACCAGTAGACCAAGGTTTGTTACCCTCAATACCAGCGCTTTTAGAAATATCTTCAAATTTAAAATCGCCTTTGTTGAGATACAATTTATTCTTCCCCATATTTGCCGTTAAGTAAATATCTGCAAGCCCATCATTATTTATATCACCTATAGCAACGCCGCCTCCATTATAAAAATTACGGTATTTAAAAATGTTGAAATCTGCTTGATTTTTTATGTTATTCATAAAAGAAATACCCGTACTGTCTGGCGACATTTGTGTAAAAAGAGTCTCCTTAGTGTCAATATCCAGACTTGCACTTTCCTCATTACAAGAGCATAGAAAAATGGTAAAAGTTACTAAGGTAAAAAGCCTGTATTTTTTTAAAATGTCCATAAGTTTATTCTTCTTTTCTAAGAAACAATGGAGTGTCATTATTTCTACCAACGATGATGTATTTTTCTCCAGATATCGTAGTTGTGTCAATGCTTCTGGAAGCACCTAAAATATTGAATTTTGTCTTTTCTGCCACGTTAAAAAAGCCCTTTTTATCATTGTAAAGGACAATACCTTTTGAGCCGTCTAACCTGCCTAATTGTGTACTTATCTGGTAATCATTACCTACTAGAATGAGGTCATTATAACCATCATTATTTATGTCATCTACAAGTATGTCGTGTACAGATGAGACTTGTGCGGGTAATGGTAATTGTCTTTTGGTAAAGGTGCCATCTCCTTTGTTTTCAAAATAAACAGAGGCAAGCTCTGTGACTTGTTTTACTGTTGCGGTTGTAAGCTTGTTGCTAGGTAGTAAATCTTTAAATTCCGCTTTCGCGAAAGCGTTATAAGAAAGATACTTTTTATTGAGTTGTGGTAGCTGTTTTACAAGTTCGTCTTTTGTGGCAATAGTCGTCTCTGCTCCTTTGTAGAAATAGGTTACTATAGGGTCAAGTTTACCATTATCATCAAAATCTTGGATATATAACTGTACTGGCGCTCCCTCCGAAGCCTTGAGACGGGTGTTAAGTCCCCAGTTACCAGCAATTATGTCAAGGTCTCCATCATTGTCAAAGTCTTCTACTTTTAACGAATTAAACCACCCTCTAGCGTTTTCTAAGCCATTATTATGTTGTTTTGAAAGCTCCTTACCGTTATTGAGCAAAATTGTGGGAGCCATCCAGTGACCTGCAACTACTGCGTCTGGAAAACCATTATTATCTATATCTTGCCACTGTATGTCACGCACATTACCAATGTCTGTAAAGTCTGAGCTATAACTCTGTGTGATGTTACTAAAGTTACCTGCACCATCATTACTAAAAAGATATTGTTGCGGTGTTGTCCCAAACTCTTGAGGGATAACGTCACTTGTTATAGAAAGATCTAGGTCACCATCTTGATCTAGATCTACTGCACGAACAGTAGATGCATTTACAAAGATGTTGTCGAAAGCGTTTTCAACTTGTTTAAGCCGTTCTTGAGTATTGAGATACAGCCTAGGTTGTAGCGCACTGCCGGTTTGTATCTCATTACCACCACTCACAATGATAAGATCGTTGAGCTCGTCACCATTTGCATCAAAAATGATAGCGTCTATATCTTCGGCAATTGCGTGTGTGCGATCATTAGGAAGTTCTTTATGAGTAAATTTTCCTAAAGTGGTTTGTAGTTGTAACGAAGTTATTTGAGATTTTGCACCTAGGGTTATAAAATCTTCTAGGCCGTCATTATTTATATCACCTATACGTATGGCTTTGCTAAGATTAGTAGAACTATATGGCACTAAAGGATTGCGACTAAACTCTACGGTAGCATTTTCATTATGACGAAAGGGAATTAGGGTGTCATTTATAAAACGTGTTATAGGAGTTATCTGTATACTATCATAAAAATTGCCAGAGGCATTTTTATAATCTAGAGTTATCTTTTGGTTAGAAATAATAGTGTTTAGCTTCTGTGTTTTTCCGTCTGGCCAGATCACTCTTAAAGAGTCTATGATACTCACAGTATCTAGACCTATAAATAGTTCTGGAGCAACAGATGATAGAAAGCCACGCGTAGTATAGTTTTCAAAATACTGTTTACCTTGCGTACTGTATATCTCCACCTTTGCACCGATACCAAATTTATTGTGATGCGGACCATTAAAAGCCACTTTAAGATAGTTTCTTGTGGTGTCTATTTGTTGTGTCTTATTCTCCAGTACGTAAGCAGCTTCATTTACATTATTTACAATGAGGTCTAGATCTCCATCATTATCTAGATCTGCATATGAGCTTCCATTACTAAATGATGTTTTAGGAGCTATCCAGTCTGATGAGGTGTTTGTAAAAGTTGCGTTTCTATTATTTTTAAAGAAGTAATTTTCTGTTTTTTTGCTAGGCATTTCTTCTATAAAGGGAAGTTCACCATCTGTCATATTTTTACCTAGACGCTTTTGTATATTTTGATTTGATATGAAATTAATAAAGTCCATATCATTTGTTGCACCTAGAATCCCATTTGTAATATAAAGGTCTTTGTGCCCATCATTGTTAAAGTCTGCAAGTAGAGGAGACCAGCTCCACTCAGAACTTGCAACATTGCTTAAAAAAGCACTTTCTGTAAAAGAGGAAGAACCTTGGTTAATATGCAAGGTGTTCTGCATAAATTGTGGTGTATAACCTTGTTTCAGATTATTTGAGAATATGGGGTAATTATATTCGGCACCAGAAGTTTTTAGGGTATAAGGATCTTCAGGGAGCATATCTACAGATATGATGTCAGGTAGGCCGTCATTATTTACATCTGCTATGTCATTTCCCATAGAAAAATGTGAGGTGTGGCCTAGTGCTCCATTTTTGTTATTAATTTCATTAAAGGTTCCGTCTTGGTTATTTATGTATAGATAATCATCTTCAAAAAAGTCATTACCTATATACATATCTGGATATCCATCATTGTTAAGATCACTTATGTTTATCCCGAGACCGTAACCTATTTTTGATGAATATATGTTCGCTTTCGCGGAAGCGTTATAAAAAACACCGTTTCTATTTTCTAGCAGTCTATCGCCATTTATAGTATCCCTAGTCTCTCGCTGGCTCCCTCTGCCAAAGTAAGCATTGGGGTAGAGTGAGTGCGATAGTAGGTAAGCGTCAAGGTCACCATCAAGGTCATAGTCAAAAAAAGCAGTCTGAGTGTTGAGGCCTTTAACGTCTAATTGATACTTTGAGGCTTCATCTTTAAAAGTAGGTACACCATCTGTAAGGCCTTGATTTATATATAGTTTATTTGAGCCTTTAAGATTGAGATGACCAGATACTTTGGAGATATAAATATCTAGATATCCATCACTATTTATATCTACTGTAGTAACGCCAGTGGTCCAGCCGTCTCTGTTGTTTATACCAGAGGAGGTGGTTATATTTTTAAATTTTAAGTCACCTAGATTTAAATATAGATGATCTTGTTGAAGATTTGAAGTGAAGTAAATGTCTATTAGGCCGTCGTTATTAAAGTCGCCTGTAGCAACGCCAGCACCGTTATAGTAGTAGAGATAATTAAGTATGTTAAGCTCTGGTGATTTTGTAAGCTCATTTGTAAAAGTGATTCCAGTATCTATTTTATGTACAAAGCGGTAATTTTTCTCTGGCTGTGAGCAGGAGAAAAGAAACATAAATAGTAGGAGTAGGGGTAATGAAGTTTTCACTTAGATAAATTACTTATGAGAATGTAATATATAAAAAGAGGGTTAGAAAACTCTAACCCTCTTTTAAGCTAATTATTGTACCAAGTTTAGTAGCCTGGATTTTGGGTAAGGTTAGGGTTTAAAATAAGCTGACTTGCTGGGATAGGGAATAAATTCTTATCTGTATTTCCTACAGCAGCAGGGTCTTTAAGTTGCCAGTCTGAAGTAAATTGACCAAAACGGATCAAATCATTTCGTCTCCAGAATTCTGCATAAAACTCACGACCTCTCTCATCTATAATATCTTGAGCAGTAACAGAACCTAAGGCTGTAGCTCCTCTTAATAATCTTAATTCATTTACAAGTGGTGTTGCATCACCTCCAGAACGGAAGATTGCTTCTGCCTTCATCATATGTGCATCAGAATATCTGAAGAATATCTCGTGTGGAGTAAATCCTCCATAACGAGCAGCATATTTTTGAACACGTATACCTGTAACTTCGTTATTGTTAATAAGGCTTATGTTTCCATCTGCATCAGTAAAGTCTCTTGTAAAGAAGAGTGGGTTACCTGCACGATCTTGTAATGGAGTCCCATCATCTGCATATTGTTGTCCAATTAAGAATCCAAAACCAATACTTGTTCCATCTGCAATACCATTGTCATTACCATCTGTTCCTTCTGGGAATTCTGCAAGAGTAAGACCTGATGTTGGTACAAAACCTCTTCTTTCCTCTTGACCGTTTCCTGGCTCATTATTATTAGGATCTCCTTCAAATAAGTCATAATAAGATGCAAGTGTTGAGAATCCATTCCATCCACCTCCAGCAA harbors:
- a CDS encoding VCBS repeat-containing protein, translated to MKTSLPLLLLFMFLFSCSQPEKNYRFVHKIDTGITFTNELTKSPELNILNYLYYYNGAGVATGDFNNDGLIDIYFTSNLQQDHLYLNLGDLKFKNITTSSGINNRDGWTTGVTTVDINSDGYLDIYISKVSGHLNLKGSNKLYINQGLTDGVPTFKDEASKYQLDVKGLNTQTAFFDYDLDGDLDAYLLSHSLYPNAYFGRGSQRETRDTINGDRLLENRNGVFYNASAKANIYSSKIGYGLGINISDLNNDGYPDMYIGNDFFEDDYLYINNQDGTFNEINNKNGALGHTSHFSMGNDIADVNNDGLPDIISVDMLPEDPYTLKTSGAEYNYPIFSNNLKQGYTPQFMQNTLHINQGSSSFTESAFLSNVASSEWSWSPLLADFNNDGHKDLYITNGILGATNDMDFINFISNQNIQKRLGKNMTDGELPFIEEMPSKKTENYFFKNNRNATFTNTSSDWIAPKTSFSNGSSYADLDNDGDLDLIVNNVNEAAYVLENKTQQIDTTRNYLKVAFNGPHHNKFGIGAKVEIYSTQGKQYFENYTTRGFLSSVAPELFIGLDTVSIIDSLRVIWPDGKTQKLNTIISNQKITLDYKNASGNFYDSIQITPITRFINDTLIPFRHNENATVEFSRNPLVPYSSTNLSKAIRIGDINNDGLEDFITLGAKSQITSLQLQTTLGKFTHKELPNDRTHAIAEDIDAIIFDANGDELNDLIIVSGGNEIQTGSALQPRLYLNTQERLKQVENAFDNIFVNASTVRAVDLDQDGDLDLSITSDVIPQEFGTTPQQYLFSNDGAGNFSNITQSYSSDFTDIGNVRDIQWQDIDNNGFPDAVVAGHWMAPTILLNNGKELSKQHNNGLENARGWFNSLKVEDFDNDGDLDIIAGNWGLNTRLKASEGAPVQLYIQDFDDNGKLDPIVTYFYKGAETTIATKDELVKQLPQLNKKYLSYNAFAKAEFKDLLPSNKLTTATVKQVTELASVYFENKGDGTFTKRQLPLPAQVSSVHDILVDDINNDGYNDLILVGNDYQISTQLGRLDGSKGIVLYNDKKGFFNVAEKTKFNILGASRSIDTTTISGEKYIIVGRNNDTPLFLRKEE
- a CDS encoding VCBS repeat-containing protein, with protein sequence MDILKKYRLFTLVTFTIFLCSCNEESASLDIDTKETLFTQMSPDSTGISFMNNIKNQADFNIFKYRNFYNGGGVAIGDINNDGLADIYLTANMGKNKLYLNKGDFKFEDISKSAGIEGNKPWSTGVTMADVNADGLLDIYVSNAGNLKENSHDNDLYINNGDLTFTERAKEYNLATSGFTTHATFFDYDKDGDLDAYILNNSNVPVSSLGNKGQRDKRAQDWANVDSDTRGVGDLLMRNDGGVFTDVSEESGIYGSLIGFGLGVVVTDINKDLWPDIYISNDFFERDYLYINNQDGTFTEEIKEWTSHLSLSAMGIDISDINNDGLQDIFITDMLPDGEERVKSVMEFDGYNVYKRKQRDDFYQQFIQNTLQINNGNGSFSETAYFSGVEATDWSWSGLVFDMDNDGYRDIYITNGINHDLTDLDFVDFFANELIRSKVNGKTHPVDSIINKMPVKPLPNYAYQNQKDLTFTNKAQDWGLGLESMSNGAAYGDLDNDGDLDIVVNNVNMDAFVYRNNSVIDESHNYIKLNFEGSDKNRFAVGTTVRLYHDNQSILQELVPSRGFQSSMEYGMTIGLGASKTIDSLRIIWPNDKTQLLKNINANQTLTAKISEASEIYKYPIKESNTILRELDNTLLTSHQENEYNDFDYEGLIAKKLSQEGPALAVGDVDGDGNEDIFIGGAKDQAPTLYLHKGNGKLVHSSINFDKSAIFEDTAASFVDVTGDGALDLIVATGGNQIDGAPFYRPRLYVNKGNGSFNPAQLLPAVNQGASVIAPYDYDQDGDVDLFIGSRNTTSTYGISPKHLLLQNNGKGSFTNVTPQQGAILNDAGMVTDAVWTDIDGDTIKELVLTAEWDTVKAYKLENGKLVRHNSSLDNAYGWWQSIESADIDNDGDLDLILGNEGTNIHYKPTQDAPMKLFINDFDANSTIEQITTITQNGKDYPLHQKKEIMGQIVSLKKQNIKASDYAKRSIDELFSAEVLANSKVKKVNTSESAIAINDGKGNFTLKALPAGVQLSCVCGISCTDVNNDGLLDLVMGGNNFEYKPQYSQLDASFGSVLLGDGSANFEWQPYTKSGFYVREEMKHLQTFTDAAGNTYFIAALNDSKPRVFALNN